The genomic region cactcccatcctccctctctgtccagtcccatcctccctctctgtccactcccatcctccctctctgtccagtccccatcctccctctctgtccactcccatcctccctctctgtccactcccatcctccctctctgtccactccccatcctccctctctgtccactccccatcctccctctctgtccactccccatcctccctctccatccagtcccatcctccctctctgtccactccccatcctccctctccatccagtcccatcctccctctctgtccagtcccatcctccctctctgtccagtcccatcctccctctctgtccactccccatcctccctctccatccagtcccatcctccctctctgtccagtcccatcctccctctctgtccagtccccatcctccctctctgtccactcccatcctccctctctgtccaggccccatcctccctctctgtccaggCCCACCCTCCCTGCACTGACCGGTCCCCgtcctccctctctgtccagcCTGGAATTTCTGGCTAAGCCCCTTGACTTGCAGGTGGTTGACGGGCTCTCAGGCCCACATGCGGCACATTTCCTTGCTCCCAGGGGAGGTGTCCGGCCTTGGCTTTCCTCCCTGCCTGCGACTTGGCCCTGGTTCCACCGTTTGTGCGTCTCCAGGGCAgactggcctctgcctccctgtgGACAGGCCTCCCCGGGCACCGTGGCCGTTGTCCTTGGGTTGAGTGTTGGAAGAAGCATCTTCAGATGAGGAGAAGATTCAACAGTCAGACATCCCCCCACCTGTGAGGCCCGAGGAGAAAGTACGGTTGCaaagtgtggttttctttgatgGCCAGAAATGGATGTGATGTCAGTTAATTAAGGGGGAGTCAGGGATAACCTCCTGATGTCCCCTCTGCTGTGTCCTGCAAAGAGCTGCCGCCGTGTCGGAAACAGAACGGCATGTACACTGGAGCGCGTGGGGAGTGGTGTCCGCGCTGCGCTCCTCTGCCCAGGGTTGTAGGGCATCGAGGTTCAACAAGCCAGGAAAACTGGTTGTTTCACTCAGAACTCAAAAATGCTCTTTATAGAAACGTGTTTCAGGTTGGGGTGGACAGTTTTAGACAGAACCAGCATTTACTAAAAGAAGCTAATAAATACATTTGAGGCACCTGGGTGAGTTGATACTGCAAACGAGCACAGAATTTCCCTTTGAGCTGCCTGGTAGCTGATGCAAAAAGGGGAGATGTTTGGACACAAGGTCACATGCAAACAAAAGGTTCTTCTGGGAGGGATTCTGGGGGAAGCTCAACAGCTCAGCTGCGTGCGCTGGGAACCCTGGAACACTCAGAGGTGATGTCTTTggaatgtttcctttcttttggaaaatcaGTGCACCTAAAAATGCTGAAAACTTAATGCTAAATTTTGGTGAGGCCCTTTCCAAAGTGGGCTGACCACAGGATGGTCCCGGCACTTGCTTGGGTTCCTCTGGCTGTTCCAGGAGAGTCGAGTGCAAAGGGGATCTGACCTGCAACTAGACTGTCTCTCAGCGGGACAAGCCCCCGTCCACGCCTGGTTGTCTGCAGGGGTGAGGTCCATGTGAGGTACTTGTGTGACGTACGGCGGGCTGCTTCCGATGCCAGATGGCGGGAGCGGGGCTGGGTCCCTGAGTCCTGGGGGCAGAGGCCCGTGTCTGTGCCGAGGCCAGAGGTGTGGCTGCCTGAGGGAGGGCCCGGTGGCCTTAGAGTGCTGTCGGCGGGCACACACATTTGGGGAAGTGCAGCGTCGACACTTGGCCCCTGGCTCCGTGGGTCATGCCACTGACGGCGTTTATGCTTGCAGACCTGGTCCGTCTTCTCGGGAGTCgcagaaggcagaggagaggggaaacATGTGTCCTCACTGTTGTTGCTCTCTCTGACTTTCTGGAACTCCCACGAGAgagctggggagacaggagaAGACAGCGAGTTTGATGGGGAGCGTGCTTCTTTGAAGAAACACTCACCCTGAGATGTGCCCAGGTGGGCTCCAGTCGGGCTCAGTAAGGAGAAGTTTTGCAGTCTGAAGAAACCTGGagattattactatttttgttactttaaatTTTGGGCACCTTGGTGGGACTCCTGCTTCTGGCCCCCTACCCCAAGCTCCCGGTCCTCCGCAGGTCAGCTCCAGGACGTAGCTGGCACAGCTTGGCTCAGGCCCAGAGGACATAGAGCCGGGTGCTGAGGCGTCTGGGTCTTTGTGGGGTCTCAGCCCCCAGGAGCCTGGGCTGCAGGCCCACCTACTACAGcacccaccccccgccccggccctgTTGTCTAAGCAGCTTGGACTCCAGCGCGTAACGGGCAGTCTCACTGGGCACCTGCTGGTTGGGGTTTACGGACTGTGTCCACTGCCTTGATCTCTGACGTCAGAGTGAGGGGACATCTTTCCACTGTCCCAAGGAGCCAAGACCGTGtggtgggcagggccagcccgGCTGTGACGGCGGTACCAGGTGGCCCAGGCGTTCTCCAGGCTCTGAAAGAGGGTGTCCAGGTGGGGGCCCCCACTTTACACCCCAAATGGCTTTACACACCATTTGTTGGAGACACACAGGCCTTGAAGGAGAGGCTGGAAGGGACACAGGGGCGCTGGGATGTGGGGCCTGTGTCTCCACTCACCTTCCTGTAAACAAACACAGCCTCCACCCATGTGTTCCCGAGAATGGCCCCTTGTGTCCGGGGCATCAGACTTTATCAGAGGGAGGAAGGTGGTGACGCAGAGTCACTCTGGACAGTATCGTCTGATTTAACGTGTCCATCGGTGCGTCTCTCTCCCTGGGCAGCGTGGAACGTTGGCTGTTCGACCTGCCCGGCACCTGCTTGGAAGCTCAGGGAAGTCACGCCGGCAGAGGTGTCCTTGTGCCTGGAAACGAGGCCATGACAGGGCGGGCGTTCCTTTCCCCTCCAGCCGCCCAGCAGCTGGCGAGCTGGCCGGAGTCCATGTGTACACacagggtggggagagcagaTGAGGCCTGCGGGAGAGCAACCACCCTTAATGCTGCTTCCTAGTTCGCGGTGAGATGAGAGTGGGAAGTCGGCTGGTCCCTCGTGCAGATTTTAGGGAGCAAAGTtcagtggaaggagggagggcagtggGAGCGAGCGCAGGGGCCTGCGTCTGCCCGTGTGCTCATCAGCCATGGGGGACCGAAGGGCTGCCCGCATCTCCGTGCCGGAAATGAAAAGCTACTACATTTATTCTGAGTGGTGCTCCTGGCTGCTCTCTGTTGCTGAGGGTGAGTCCTTGGGTCCCTCTGGGGTCGCTCACAGGAGGTGCACTGGGGCGGTCAGGGGTTCTGGCTGCACACGTGCTGTTTTGATGTGTCCGTTAGTCGTCAGTGTGGGGCTGGTTCTCACAGACCTGTCGTGTTGGCAGGGGAGGGTCTGTGTGGTCCGTGTCCCTGGCGTTTGGAATGCCGGGGGAGTGGGGATTGTGAGTAATGAGCCTCTCACCCAGCGTTACCATCAGATGACCGGTCGTGTCACCGGCTTCCTGAGGCACATGATCTCCCTGCGGCTGGCAAGGGTGAGCTCCCAGCCGGGAGGGGAGAGCTCAGCCGGCACTGAGCCCGGCAGAGCTGCGGCTGACCCTGCACTGAGGGCGCCCGGTACGCGAAGGTCCATgcataaaacacaaaatagagCAAAAGCCGTTAGCTACGTGGTATTGATTATCCCGGGACGGTGATGACTTCTGTGAAGATCAGCTTGTACTGTGCAGTGACACGAAGCCGCTTCACCGTCAGCTTTCCAGGAACCGCAGATCCTGGCGGAAACCCCGGTCCCGGCCTCGAGGGCTGAGCCAGTCTCCTGTGTGGGAAGGGCGCTCCTGCATTCGACCCTGGGATCTCCTGGAATGTGGATAGGGAGGGCCCTTGCTCCCTCATGGGCTGAGTCTCATCCTTTCTGTGGTGAGAGCTCTGACGTCTTTGGGACCAGGATCTGGCCTGGCCGGGGAAGATGCAGCCCGTAGGACCGGAGCCTCTGGAAGTTTCCTTGGCATTTCATGTGGCCCCGTTCTGAGTTCTCCCCGTCAGGTGTCGAGCTTTGCCGTTGATGAGCTTTGCGTCACTGTCTCATCTGAGAGTCTTCCTTTTGCTGACGGGGAGGGTCAGGCAGTCATGCTTGACCTGGAGGGTTGTCAGGAGCGACCGTGGCGATGGGCCGGCAGGCGCTGGTGGGCGGCTGGTGTGCATCCTGGGTTTGCTGCGTGGACCACGGCCATCCAGGCTTCCCGGTTCTCCTGTCACTGTCATGGTAGCGACAGGACGCCACAGACAGGAGCCGGGTCAGTGAGTGATGGAGGAGGACGCAGGGAAGGGGTGGGCTGGGCGGTGGAGCCCCTGGGGACCCCCGGGGAAGAGGGGGGAAGGCCAGCGTGGCTCGGCTGGGCAGAGAGGAAGCTGGCAGGTGGGAATTCCCGCAGCCCGGGTGAAGCACCCCGAAGGCCTTGGTCCAGGTGGGAACAGAAACCCAGGCTCTGCCAACGAAACTAGTGGCTGCCTCAGTTTATCTGTTTGTGAAATGATCATATGCCTTTCCCTTCAGGGAAAGTGAGGCTGAGTGAGAGCTGAAGCTTCTGTGGCGTTGCGTTCTCCAGTCAGTGTTGGGGCTAAGCCCACAGTTAGACGAAACAGCCTTAAATCCTGACAGAAATGCCTGAGGGGTTCATCGTGTCCGGCCTCCCGCCTTGGCCGTGTGGGCTGGCAGCTCACGATGTTGCCCGTTGGAGTAGATCCCACGAGAGCCGCCTCCCGTACGGCCTGGGGCTTGGGCACGCCATGCTCCTCTGGTCCTTGGCCGCGTCCGTGCAGGCCACCGGAGCCCGCGAAGCTCCTCAGGCGTCACAGAGACGAGAGGCGGCCCCGCCTGCGCCAGCCCCAGGCCTGCGTGTCCCCCCCGGCCTCGAGGTTCCCCCGGGACGACGGGCACTCGGGAAGGGTGGCGGTCACTCGCGGCCAGGGTCTCCGTTTACGTCTTGCCATGAAAACAAGCCGCGGAGCCGCCCAGCCCTAGGCGGGCCTCTTCTGAGCTGCTCCCTTCTGCTGCCTCGTCCTCACATTCGGGAGCCAAGGAACACCCGTGCGTGTGGGTCGGACCCGTGGCCGCAGGGCTGGCGGACGCGGACGGCCACAGGGACAGGAGCGGCCCGTCCTCACTGTCGGCGTTGTTGTGCAGGTGCTCGAGTGTGGATGTGTGTGAGCTCACTCCAGGAGCCCCCTCACCAGGCCGTCCCTCTGGGCCGtggctcctgccccttccccaaaGGACAGTGGGACAGCGGGACGGCCGTGGGGCTGTGCTAGAGGGTTCACGCAGCTGGGGCCAGGGTCTCCCGTGTGTGTCTGGTCCAGGTTGGAGGGAGTCTTCGAAGGCGGTCTCTGTCTGCCCGTTCCTTCCAGCACTTTCTGGAAATGCTTTTGTCTAAACTGAATGTGGTCCCTCCTGCACCCCCCGGGGTGGGATGGGGCTGCTGGGGGCACAGCCCAGGGTCCCCCTCACCCACCCAGCAAGCAGCTGTTACCCGGCAGCCTCCGagtttctgttttgattttccgtccttttcttctttgtttttcatgaaatGTCCGAATTCCCCTCCTGGTTCCCTCAGGACTGCTGTTCATGTGACAGCGGAATCCGAGGGCGATCGGCTGCCACAAGACCGGGAGGCACGGGCTGGGTGCCCCTCTCCCCCGATTTGGCTAAAAATACTCTACTGGTAAATTAAAATTGAGTCAGAGCGGCAAAACCCGGGAAGTGAAACTTGGCCTGGTGGAAGCTCACGGACCAAGTCCTCAATCTCAGAGCTCAGCTGCTCCTCTGGGAGAGCCAGAGGCCGTGCGCGCTGTGGGACCTCGCCTGTGGGCAGCAGGTAGGGGCCTCAAGCCGGTCGGAGCATGGCTGACACGCTATCAGTGCCGGTGCTGGTCAGAGGGGCCCCTCCGGGTGGTCCGCGGAGGTTGCATTAAGGCTGTAGGTGTGCGAGTGGGTTGTGAAAGGGGACAGCTTAATGTGGTGTCGGGGCGCTGACCGGATTGCCACTGCAGTGCCCCCTCAGCGTCCTCCTCAAGCTGGGCTGTGAGATGCCCGAGAGGGAGGGGGACATGTCCAGACTTGAGCCCTTTGCCCGGTCTGTGGAGAGCTGGCAGCCACGGTGTGTTTGTGTCATAGAGACGGTggcagggtgggcaggggtgCCTGGCTCTGAGTGAGGTCTGTGTCCAGAGGAAAATCGGAGGGGCTGACTGAGGGTGGAGGCTTCCTCCCAGAAGGTGCGCGCGCGTCTCCGGGACTGTTCGCTGGCCCTGCCTGGTGCACTGTGATTCAGGGGGATGCGAGCAACGTCTGACAGCACGTAGGCTGTTTGCTGGGGGGCACGGCTGCCTCTGACCGGGGCCACCGTACTTTTAATTCTCTATCTGCCACATTCGCTTCTTTCCCAGTATTGTGTGGGGAGCAGAAAGGTTGCCAAGTGCCTCTGGGGTGCAGTTTGTCCATCATACAAACGTGTGTCTGAAATATACACAGGACGGGGCAGAGCGCGGCGCTGCAGGCCACGTTCGCCTCAGGGCAGCAGTGGGACCCTTCCTTAGCGCCTCCGACAGGTACATGCGCCCTTCCCGCTTGGGGGGCTTTGCGTGTACGCGGGCAGCACATTCCGATGGCAGCTGGCCCTACAGAGACCCTGGAAGGGTCGTTCTGTGTCCAGCAGGAGATAAAGCTGGCGTCTGGGCCCTTTCTCAACTCATAGCCTCCGTGTGAGATGCAGACACTcgcatcttttccttttaatttatccGTCACTGCAGTGGCTTGGATTTCTAGGAGGCTCATCCACTGAAAGCAGCGTGAATGACAAAACCCATGTTTGTCACTGTCTCACATTGAGACCACTATGATTTGTGTGTGCTGGCAACACTAGTTTAAACCCTGTTGTGGAATATTTGTTCCAAATCCTGCGACATCAGATAGGCTGTGCTGGGGAGACCACTTTTTCTGCGTCTCTAGAGCAGTCTGTGTTTTCGAGGACAGAAAGTAAAGAGCGAGTGAAATGAAACCAACCTACGCTCATCCTGCGTGTGGGACCCtaatagggaaagagaaaagcagaccCCACCAGGCTGGGTGAGCTGGGCGGCAGGGGGCTGACGGTACCCTCTGTGGTTTTGTTCACACCGCCTGGGAAATAGGTCTGCTCTCGAGTACGCCTTCATTTTCCAAGGTTGCCTGAAAGAGCTGTTCAGAGTAGCTTCCGTGACTTCTACGTAGGaacaaattttcagaaaaataaactgtCTTCTGTATTAAGCTAAGAACAAATGAATTCACAAAAGGTTTCAAAGGCCCAAGAagtgcttttcttccttccttccttccttccttccttcatttgttcCAGAGGCAGGCACGGAGTCTGCTGTCTGGCGGGCCCGTGCTCGGCGCTGGAGACAAAGACGTAAAGTCGACCTGTGTCCTGTGGACAGTGGGGGTGGACAGTCCAGGCTAGGGGAGCCCATCTGGGTGTCAGTCAGCTTTGGGGGAGAGGTCAGTGGATTGAGCAGCTGAACAGAAACGGGCTTCGTCCCCTCTGAGGAGCTGCCCCTGCTGCCACCTGATGGTGAGCGAGCCCCAGCACGGGGTCCCTCTGCCCGGTGGCCGCTCTGCCCCTGGCTGACCGGAGGGAGGGGCTCCTGTTCCCTTGCAGGGGCCGGAGTTGAGCGTGTGTTGGCTCCA from Equus przewalskii isolate Varuska chromosome 16, EquPr2, whole genome shotgun sequence harbors:
- the LOC139076546 gene encoding uncharacterized protein, with the translated sequence MAVQCLVTLGQFSSLWPRPRALSTPILPLCPVPSSLSVHSPSSLSVQSHPPSLSSPVLPLCPLPILPLCPLPSSLSVQSPSSLSVHSHPPSLSTPILPLCPVPSSLSVHSHPPSLSSPHPPSLSTPILPLCPLPSSLSVHSPSSLSVHSPSSLSVHSPSSLSIQSHPPSLSTPHPPSPSSPILPLCPVPSSLSVQSHPPSLSTPHPPSPSSPILPLCPVPSSLSVQSPSSLSVHSHPPSLSRPHPPSLSRPTLPALTGPRPPSLSSLEFLAKPLDLQVVDGLSGPHAAHFLAPRGGVRPWLSSLPATWPWFHRLCVSRADWPLPPCGQASPGTVAVVLGLSVGRSIFR